A window of the Thalassospira indica genome harbors these coding sequences:
- a CDS encoding amidohydrolase family protein: protein MLDYLVRNACLSGENALVDLAVADGKIVEIAQSIMGDAPSFDAPSFDAAGQLLSCGFVESHIHLDKACILDRAKNETGTLQGAISAVANAKSGFTEDDIYARGARVIEKAITEGTNAVRTHVEIDPGIGLAGFNAIKRLKADYTWAMDIEICVFPQEGLFNYPGTEELLRKALDSGADLLGGCPYMDTDPHGQILRLFEMARDYDVDLDFHLDFDLDASWRHLDEVAKQSIAFGWQGRVMIGHVTKLSVLPKPELEHTIAIMRDAGIGLTVLPATDLFLTGRDHDHSVPCGVAPAHKFAAHGVCCTIATNNVLNPFTPYGDCSLSRMANLYANVSQLATEAELENCFAMVSDAPAKLLGRSSKIAVGEAASFIVLPAQSRAQVVSEISRPIWGMKDGRVTFEHPAARLFRP, encoded by the coding sequence ATGCTTGATTATCTGGTGAGGAACGCCTGCCTGAGTGGTGAGAATGCGCTTGTCGATCTTGCCGTGGCGGATGGAAAAATTGTCGAAATCGCCCAGTCGATTATGGGCGATGCGCCAAGTTTTGATGCGCCAAGCTTTGATGCAGCGGGCCAGTTGCTCAGTTGCGGTTTTGTTGAAAGCCACATCCACCTTGATAAGGCCTGCATTCTGGATCGTGCCAAAAACGAAACTGGCACGCTTCAGGGCGCGATCAGTGCCGTCGCCAACGCCAAAAGCGGCTTTACCGAGGATGACATTTACGCCCGTGGTGCCCGCGTGATTGAAAAGGCAATCACAGAGGGCACCAATGCGGTGCGCACCCATGTCGAAATTGATCCGGGCATCGGCTTGGCCGGTTTTAACGCCATCAAGCGGCTTAAGGCCGACTATACCTGGGCAATGGATATCGAGATTTGCGTTTTCCCCCAGGAAGGCCTGTTTAACTATCCCGGTACCGAGGAACTGTTGCGCAAAGCATTGGATAGTGGTGCCGATTTGCTGGGCGGTTGTCCCTATATGGATACCGATCCACATGGTCAGATCCTGCGTCTGTTTGAAATGGCGCGCGACTATGATGTCGATCTGGATTTCCATCTTGATTTTGATCTTGATGCCAGTTGGCGGCATTTGGATGAAGTGGCGAAACAATCCATCGCCTTTGGCTGGCAGGGGCGGGTAATGATCGGGCATGTGACCAAACTGTCGGTCTTGCCCAAACCCGAACTTGAACACACGATTGCGATTATGCGCGATGCCGGGATCGGCCTGACCGTGTTGCCCGCAACCGACCTTTTCCTGACCGGGCGCGATCATGATCATTCCGTACCCTGCGGCGTGGCCCCGGCACACAAGTTTGCCGCCCATGGTGTGTGCTGCACGATTGCGACCAACAATGTGCTGAACCCGTTTACGCCCTATGGGGACTGTTCACTTTCGCGCATGGCAAATCTTTACGCCAATGTCAGTCAGCTCGCGACCGAGGCCGAACTTGAAAACTGCTTTGCCATGGTGTCCGACGCCCCGGCCAAACTTCTCGGCCGATCCAGCAAGATCGCGGTAGGCGAAGCCGCAAGCTTCATCGTCCTGCCCGCCCAAAGCCGCGCACAAGTGGTCTCCGAAATCAGCCGCCCGATCTGGGGCATGAAGGATGGTCGGGTAACGTTTGAACATCCGGCGGCAAGGCTGTTTCGACCATAA
- a CDS encoding xanthine dehydrogenase family protein molybdopterin-binding subunit, producing MNISVSRRGFLKGSAAGATALFVGVNAKGVLAAGSSAAANTDLNPFVKIDADGVVTVIIKHFEMGQGTTTGLTTLVAEEIDANWDSVKTDFAPADDVRYKNLFFGAQGTGGSTSIANSFMQYREAGAAARDLLVRAAAQSWGVDASTISVENGIISSGGNSGHFGEFVAIAATLEAVEKPTIKTPDQFKLIGNEKLHRKDNHGKTTGTAIFAMDVNLPGMIYAAIMHSPKFGGTVVSFDDSAAKDVGGFIAAQVLPNKAGVVAFGKNTWSAFQARDALSVEWDFSVAETRSTDALIAAHQALLDEKPEFEIGHEITTENVAPLIDGASKTIEADFTFPYLAHASMESLNCTIEPTDFGVRVHDGCQFPTITRPTVAAILGLKPEQVEIKTLYAGGSFGRRANPTADYNAEAAMAFAVSGKKVPVKLVWSREDDMKGGYYRAMSAHRAKIGLDADGKIVGWDHRLAIKSIMKGTSFEGMMVRDGVDATSVEGVSESLYAIPNQAIGLTDFHNPVPVLWWRSVGHTHTAYAMETLMDMVAAESGQDPIELRLSMLDAAQPNQARMIEAIKHVREISGWKEGDKRGFACHFSFNTCVAVVADVSVDDTSVHVNKLFMAVECGVAVNPDVIRAQMEGGAGYGLTAILRNQITLTDGEVDQYNFPDYELLRNPEMPEVEVAIVPSNGAPTGVGEPGLPPTGPAVANAIFAQTGTRILDLPMTKAGFDFV from the coding sequence ATGAACATCAGTGTATCCCGTCGCGGCTTTCTTAAGGGATCGGCCGCAGGCGCCACAGCCCTTTTTGTCGGTGTGAATGCCAAGGGTGTTCTGGCTGCCGGAAGCTCGGCTGCTGCCAATACCGACCTGAACCCGTTTGTCAAAATTGATGCCGATGGCGTTGTCACCGTCATCATCAAACATTTCGAAATGGGTCAAGGCACGACGACCGGCCTGACCACCCTGGTTGCCGAAGAAATCGATGCCAACTGGGACAGTGTCAAAACCGATTTCGCACCGGCCGATGATGTCCGCTACAAGAACCTGTTCTTTGGTGCGCAGGGGACCGGTGGTTCGACCTCGATTGCCAATTCATTCATGCAGTACCGCGAAGCTGGTGCTGCAGCGCGCGATCTGCTTGTCCGTGCCGCGGCCCAAAGCTGGGGTGTTGATGCATCGACCATCTCTGTTGAGAACGGCATCATTTCATCAGGGGGAAATTCCGGTCACTTCGGCGAATTTGTTGCGATCGCAGCAACCCTTGAAGCCGTTGAAAAGCCGACGATCAAAACCCCGGACCAGTTCAAGCTGATCGGCAACGAAAAACTCCACCGCAAGGACAATCACGGCAAGACCACCGGAACCGCGATCTTTGCCATGGATGTCAATCTGCCCGGCATGATCTATGCCGCGATCATGCACAGCCCGAAATTCGGTGGCACCGTTGTATCCTTCGATGACAGTGCGGCAAAGGATGTCGGTGGTTTCATCGCCGCACAGGTCCTGCCAAACAAGGCCGGTGTGGTTGCCTTTGGCAAAAACACCTGGTCGGCATTCCAGGCGCGTGATGCGCTTTCGGTTGAATGGGACTTCAGCGTTGCTGAAACCCGCAGCACCGATGCCCTGATCGCGGCCCATCAGGCCCTGCTTGATGAAAAGCCGGAATTCGAAATCGGCCACGAAATCACGACCGAGAATGTCGCACCCTTGATTGACGGTGCATCAAAAACCATCGAGGCTGACTTCACCTTCCCGTATCTGGCACATGCGTCAATGGAATCGCTGAACTGCACGATTGAGCCAACCGATTTTGGAGTACGTGTCCATGACGGTTGTCAGTTCCCGACCATCACGCGGCCGACGGTTGCGGCGATCCTTGGGCTTAAGCCCGAACAGGTCGAAATCAAGACGTTATATGCCGGTGGTTCGTTTGGCCGTCGCGCCAACCCGACCGCCGATTACAATGCCGAAGCTGCCATGGCCTTTGCCGTCTCGGGCAAGAAAGTCCCGGTCAAACTGGTCTGGAGCCGCGAAGACGACATGAAGGGCGGCTATTACCGCGCCATGTCGGCACACCGGGCAAAGATTGGCCTGGATGCGGATGGCAAGATCGTCGGATGGGACCATCGTCTTGCGATCAAGTCGATCATGAAGGGCACAAGCTTTGAAGGCATGATGGTCCGTGACGGGGTTGATGCGACCTCTGTCGAGGGTGTTTCCGAAAGCCTATATGCCATCCCGAACCAGGCCATCGGCCTGACAGATTTCCATAACCCGGTGCCGGTTCTTTGGTGGCGTTCGGTGGGACACACCCACACTGCCTATGCCATGGAAACCCTGATGGATATGGTCGCTGCCGAAAGTGGTCAGGACCCGATCGAACTGCGTCTGTCGATGCTGGACGCAGCGCAGCCCAACCAGGCCCGCATGATTGAAGCCATCAAGCACGTGCGCGAAATTTCCGGATGGAAAGAAGGCGACAAGCGCGGCTTTGCCTGCCACTTCTCGTTCAATACCTGCGTCGCGGTTGTGGCGGACGTCTCGGTCGATGACACCAGCGTGCATGTCAACAAGCTGTTCATGGCAGTTGAATGCGGTGTGGCTGTAAACCCCGATGTCATTCGTGCGCAGATGGAAGGCGGTGCAGGTTATGGCCTGACAGCGATCTTGCGCAATCAGATCACCCTGACCGACGGTGAAGTCGATCAGTACAACTTCCCGGATTACGAATTGCTTCGTAATCCCGAAATGCCCGAAGTCGAAGTCGCCATCGTTCCATCAAACGGTGCACCGACCGGTGTTGGCGAACCGGGTCTGCCCCCAACCGGGCCGGCCGTTGCCAATGCGATCTTTGCGCAAACCGGCACGCGGATCCTGGATCTTCCCATGACCAAGGCTGGTTTCGACTTCGTGTAA
- a CDS encoding response regulator transcription factor: protein MKATAHIMVLLVEDNMDIAATVSDYLTIEGVECDHAYDGETAYQMALTGEYDVILLDLMLPFRDGISICKALRDEGVDTPVLMLTARDTLDDKIEGFHAGADDYLVKPFELEELLLRTRVLSRRRSGEVRRFSLGDLLIDFENRSVVRAGQNISVSPTGWTILEVLAQNSPQVVTRSRLSMALWQGDPPDTNALKTHLYKLRHRIDKPFEQNLIHTIPGQGVALRE from the coding sequence ATGAAAGCAACCGCCCACATCATGGTCCTTTTGGTTGAGGACAACATGGATATCGCCGCCACCGTCAGTGACTATCTGACGATTGAAGGCGTTGAATGCGACCATGCCTATGATGGTGAAACCGCCTATCAGATGGCGCTGACCGGTGAATATGACGTCATCCTGCTTGATCTGATGTTACCATTCCGCGATGGCATCAGCATCTGCAAGGCGCTGCGCGACGAAGGGGTGGACACCCCGGTTCTTATGCTGACCGCGCGCGATACACTTGATGACAAGATCGAAGGCTTCCACGCCGGGGCGGACGATTATCTGGTCAAACCGTTTGAGCTGGAAGAGCTTCTTTTGCGCACGCGGGTTTTGTCGCGTCGGCGCAGTGGCGAGGTAAGGCGTTTCTCGCTTGGTGACCTGCTTATTGATTTTGAAAACCGTTCCGTGGTGCGGGCCGGTCAGAATATCAGTGTATCGCCAACGGGTTGGACCATTTTGGAGGTTCTGGCGCAAAACAGTCCGCAGGTTGTAACCCGTTCTCGTTTGTCGATGGCACTCTGGCAAGGCGATCCACCTGATACCAATGCGCTGAAGACTCATCTTTACAAACTGCGTCATCGGATCGACAAACCGTTTGAGCAAAATCTGATTCACACCATTCCGGGCCAGGGCGTGGCCCTTCGCGAGTAG
- a CDS encoding MGH1-like glycoside hydrolase domain-containing protein translates to MSLSFDQLHGTNKRAAEILLGNDRGGYTVPSAKLYPFQWNWDSALVALGFSVFDPDRAWQEVESLLSAQWDNGMVPHIIFWKEEKSYFPGPEQWGTTDIAKAPPTSGITQPPVAATVIERLLAEDIDAHRDRAAKLLPKLDRWHQWFLDARDPDGRGVVAIMHPWESGRDNLPDWDRPLSFVDTTGIGGYHRRDTDIVNKDERPKNNDYDHYMALVRFGRDCNWNTDIIARDCPFWVAEPGMNAILRRAESDLIRMARCLGNDDIAARATARFARLDAGFELLWSETVGGYVTLDLRRGEHAIGLTSGSWLAMFAGPVEPARATTMASTLTHWLDQVEHGVPSFDPAHELFDSIRYWRGPVWAMINWMIATGLIEHGETDLAERIRRDTQSLIDQSDFREYFCPVTGRGGGGTDFSWTASMSLYWAARPETLPIPAHLSQSTAPTGTADQENT, encoded by the coding sequence ATGAGCCTGTCTTTTGATCAGCTTCACGGCACCAACAAGCGCGCAGCGGAAATCCTGCTCGGCAATGATCGCGGCGGCTATACCGTGCCAAGTGCCAAGCTTTATCCGTTCCAATGGAACTGGGATAGCGCGCTGGTCGCGCTTGGATTTTCGGTGTTCGATCCCGACCGCGCCTGGCAGGAAGTTGAAAGCCTGCTGTCCGCGCAATGGGACAACGGCATGGTGCCGCACATCATTTTCTGGAAGGAAGAAAAAAGCTACTTCCCCGGACCGGAACAATGGGGCACGACCGACATCGCCAAGGCCCCGCCAACCTCGGGCATTACCCAGCCCCCGGTCGCCGCAACCGTCATCGAACGCCTGCTGGCCGAAGATATTGATGCCCATCGCGACCGGGCGGCAAAACTCCTGCCCAAACTGGATCGCTGGCATCAATGGTTTCTTGATGCGCGTGATCCGGATGGTCGCGGCGTGGTTGCCATCATGCATCCATGGGAAAGTGGCCGCGATAATCTGCCCGATTGGGATCGTCCGTTATCCTTTGTTGATACCACCGGGATCGGTGGCTATCACCGGCGCGATACCGATATCGTGAATAAGGACGAACGCCCGAAAAATAACGATTACGATCACTATATGGCGCTGGTCCGATTTGGCCGCGACTGCAACTGGAACACCGATATCATTGCCCGCGATTGCCCGTTCTGGGTCGCCGAACCGGGCATGAATGCTATTCTGCGCCGCGCCGAAAGTGATCTGATCCGGATGGCAAGATGTCTGGGCAACGATGATATTGCCGCCCGCGCCACTGCCCGCTTCGCCCGTCTTGATGCCGGGTTTGAGTTGCTGTGGTCCGAAACCGTTGGCGGCTATGTCACGCTTGATCTCAGACGGGGTGAACATGCAATCGGGCTAACATCGGGAAGCTGGCTTGCGATGTTTGCCGGGCCCGTCGAACCGGCCCGCGCGACCACGATGGCATCCACACTGACCCATTGGCTGGATCAGGTCGAACACGGCGTTCCCAGCTTTGATCCCGCTCATGAACTGTTTGATTCCATTCGCTATTGGCGCGGCCCGGTGTGGGCCATGATCAACTGGATGATCGCCACCGGATTGATCGAACATGGCGAAACCGACCTTGCCGAGCGTATCCGGCGCGATACGCAGTCCCTTATCGACCAATCCGATTTTCGTGAATATTTCTGCCCGGTGACCGGCCGTGGCGGGGGTGGCACTGATTTTTCGTGGACGGCATCGATGTCGCTTTATTGGGCGGCCCGTCCTGAAACGTTGCCCATCCCCGCACACCTTTCCCAATCAACCGCACCAACCGGCACCGCAGATCAGGAGAACACATAA
- a CDS encoding (2Fe-2S)-binding protein, whose product MQYQLKINGESRTVDVEPGTPLLWVLRDELELTGTKFGCGVAYCGACTVHVDGYPTRSCQTFIEDAVDSEITTIEGATDKVAKAVQAAWQKKDVVQCGWCQSGQIMSAIGLLTENPNPTDEEIKDYMYGNACRCVTYVRINEAIKLASEKLEA is encoded by the coding sequence ATGCAATATCAGCTTAAGATCAATGGAGAATCCCGTACCGTTGATGTCGAACCGGGCACCCCGCTGCTTTGGGTTCTGCGCGACGAACTGGAACTTACCGGCACCAAATTTGGTTGCGGCGTTGCCTATTGTGGTGCCTGCACCGTGCATGTCGACGGTTACCCGACCCGTTCCTGCCAGACCTTTATCGAGGATGCGGTCGATAGCGAAATCACCACCATCGAAGGTGCGACCGACAAGGTCGCCAAGGCGGTTCAGGCTGCCTGGCAGAAAAAAGATGTCGTGCAGTGCGGCTGGTGTCAGTCCGGTCAGATCATGTCGGCCATCGGCCTTTTGACCGAAAACCCCAATCCGACCGATGAGGAAATCAAGGATTACATGTACGGCAATGCCTGCCGCTGTGTGACCTATGTCCGCATCAACGAAGCCATCAAGCTCGCATCTGAAAAGCTGGAGGCCTAA
- a CDS encoding ABC transporter ATP-binding protein, producing MGQIELKGIRKSFGGVDVIKGIDLQINEGELVIFVGPSGCGKSTLLRLISGLVEASDGQILIDGDDVTGKPPAERELSMVFQSYALYPHKSVRENMGFALTVAGMPKTEITQKVDEAAATLKLEDYLDRKPKALSGGQRQRVAIGRAIVREPRAFLFDEPLSNLDAALRVEMRLEIARLHQKLGATMVYVTHDQVEAMTLADKIVVLQAGQIEQIGTPLDLYRHPGNLFVAQFIGSPKMNVVDCKGTGTQLTFGNGNTSDIARNAEGATKMGIRPEHMALCDANDADKAILTGQIDVMEHLGSDSFAYVNVPDVGLFTVRIVGHSDAVVGDTVGLHFASGDVHLFDASEKTIPA from the coding sequence ATGGGCCAGATCGAACTTAAAGGTATCCGCAAATCATTTGGCGGGGTTGATGTCATCAAGGGCATCGATCTTCAGATCAATGAAGGCGAACTGGTGATTTTCGTCGGGCCCTCCGGCTGTGGCAAATCAACGCTGTTGCGTCTGATCTCGGGCCTTGTCGAAGCATCCGATGGCCAGATCCTCATTGATGGCGACGACGTCACCGGCAAACCACCGGCTGAACGTGAACTCTCCATGGTGTTTCAATCCTATGCGCTTTATCCGCATAAATCGGTGCGCGAAAACATGGGCTTTGCCCTGACCGTGGCCGGCATGCCCAAGACCGAAATCACCCAAAAGGTCGATGAAGCCGCCGCAACCCTCAAACTCGAAGACTATCTGGATCGCAAACCCAAGGCCCTTTCAGGTGGCCAGCGCCAACGTGTCGCCATCGGCCGCGCCATTGTCCGCGAACCGCGCGCCTTTCTCTTTGATGAACCGCTTTCGAACTTGGATGCCGCGCTGCGCGTTGAAATGCGCCTTGAAATCGCCCGTCTGCATCAAAAACTAGGTGCCACCATGGTCTATGTCACCCACGATCAGGTCGAAGCCATGACACTTGCCGACAAGATCGTCGTGCTGCAGGCCGGCCAAATCGAACAGATCGGCACCCCGCTGGACCTCTATCGCCATCCCGGCAATCTGTTTGTCGCCCAGTTCATCGGCTCGCCGAAAATGAATGTCGTCGATTGCAAAGGCACCGGCACGCAGCTCACCTTTGGCAACGGCAACACATCCGACATCGCCAGAAATGCCGAAGGTGCCACCAAAATGGGCATTCGCCCCGAACATATGGCGCTCTGCGATGCCAATGATGCCGACAAGGCGATCCTGACCGGTCAGATCGATGTCATGGAACATCTCGGCTCTGACAGCTTTGCCTATGTCAATGTTCCCGATGTCGGTCTGTTCACGGTCCGCATCGTCGGTCATTCCGACGCGGTCGTGGGCGACACGGTCGGGCTGCATTTTGCATCCGGCGATGTCCATCTGTTCGACGCATCGGAAAAAACCATCCCGGCATGA
- a CDS encoding Lrp/AsnC family transcriptional regulator, translating into MAELDKFDYRLLELLQENSRLTGNELSAKVGLSSAACLRRVQRLRETGVIERDVAIVSPKVFGKKMMVIVLLTMERDRPDRYMLMREEFGRMPEVVQCHHVTGAHDFVLRIQVSDMEEYSAFVDRVFHEPYIKRYESLAVLGSLK; encoded by the coding sequence TTGGCGGAACTCGATAAATTTGACTATCGCCTGCTGGAATTATTGCAGGAAAACAGTCGCTTAACAGGTAATGAACTGTCCGCGAAAGTTGGTCTTTCATCGGCGGCCTGTTTGCGCCGGGTGCAGCGCCTGCGCGAAACCGGGGTGATTGAGCGCGATGTCGCGATTGTATCGCCCAAGGTATTTGGCAAGAAGATGATGGTGATCGTGCTTCTGACCATGGAACGTGATCGCCCGGATCGATATATGCTGATGCGTGAAGAATTCGGCAGAATGCCTGAGGTTGTGCAGTGTCACCATGTGACTGGTGCGCATGATTTTGTGTTGCGTATTCAGGTCAGTGACATGGAAGAATACAGCGCCTTTGTCGACCGGGTGTTTCATGAACCCTATATCAAACGCTATGAAAGTCTGGCGGTTCTGGGGTCGCTGAAATAG
- a CDS encoding XdhC family protein yields MTNQLSAMLGTWQENRDSTEWVLGTVYRTEGSAYRKAGAMMLINGHGQQFGLLSGGCLEADIIRNARRAMVTGKPVMLTYDGTDEDDLSFKLGVGCGGKVYIMLQPLGSGNDLGLGDLYEALQKRQSGLYFQKIDAVAGYFEAGLLYGQRPAHIENREDGNWLVTPIQPEPHVLVVGGGLDARPVIGIAHQMGWQTTLVDPRPANARAEHFPTAGTILRRIDRDLATYVTDHKVDAVILMSHSVSIDTAALAALCDAPIKHLSALGPRHRFRDVLNEAGISRNDLAFDISSPAGLDIGGQLPESIALSMLSGIHAALFKQSAAPALAQAAE; encoded by the coding sequence ATGACCAATCAACTTTCTGCAATGCTTGGCACCTGGCAGGAAAACCGCGACAGCACTGAATGGGTGCTGGGAACGGTTTATCGCACCGAGGGATCTGCTTATCGCAAGGCCGGTGCCATGATGCTGATCAACGGTCACGGGCAACAGTTCGGACTACTCAGCGGCGGCTGCCTTGAGGCCGACATTATCCGCAATGCGCGCCGGGCCATGGTGACCGGCAAACCTGTCATGTTGACCTATGACGGCACTGACGAAGATGATCTGTCATTCAAACTTGGTGTGGGATGTGGCGGCAAGGTCTATATCATGCTCCAGCCACTAGGCTCCGGGAACGATCTGGGGCTGGGCGATCTGTATGAAGCCCTGCAAAAACGTCAAAGCGGCCTCTATTTCCAGAAAATCGATGCGGTCGCAGGCTATTTCGAGGCTGGTTTGCTTTATGGGCAACGCCCGGCCCATATCGAAAACCGTGAAGACGGCAATTGGCTGGTGACACCGATCCAGCCTGAACCCCATGTTCTTGTCGTGGGCGGCGGCCTTGATGCCCGCCCGGTGATTGGCATTGCCCATCAGATGGGCTGGCAAACAACGCTGGTCGATCCACGCCCGGCAAATGCCCGGGCGGAGCATTTCCCGACCGCAGGCACCATCCTGCGCAGGATTGATCGTGATTTGGCGACCTATGTGACCGATCACAAAGTCGATGCAGTTATTCTGATGTCTCATAGTGTCAGTATCGATACCGCGGCCCTTGCGGCGCTTTGCGATGCACCGATCAAACATCTGTCCGCCCTTGGTCCACGCCATCGGTTTCGCGATGTTTTGAACGAAGCTGGCATTTCGCGGAATGATCTGGCATTTGATATTTCAAGTCCGGCGGGTCTCGATATCGGCGGACAACTTCCTGAAAGCATTGCTCTTTCGATGTTATCAGGCATCCATGCCGCCCTGTTCAAGCAATCAGCGGCCCCGGCCCTGGCGCAAGCCGCCGAATAA
- a CDS encoding sensor histidine kinase encodes MSTCCAPKTRSFSRFVRNYVLLGLVITLVLYTVVVNFYMLYGKWMVASFQLQVIAEQYDNELAENPEAPLPKGFNIETFTGFDQLPAELRAHATPDDLEIGELFYINTDKYAAEENPENPVFLVFPYQLRNGDDILILQTYHAGDEDSIYFVRLHKLALLSIPFAMAVVGIFAWFLWVIGKRLTKPSENLQNWANNLTADNLREPIPDFGFEELNDVAHELHRSVDQIDKFVAREREFLRQASHELRTPVTIVSGNVELLEKSPLNATQARVMARIKRANRNMQQLLETLLWLGRDNAPLGQTETINISTFIEQEISDLSYLMEGKHVTCTFEPDSRETEIATSRAALMIVVSNLIRNAFQHTPKGEVKITLSGTQICVENAILTCNGQCTMPQGEGIGLQLVRRICERLDWTCTLTHLPNGGMSVCMDPGAETRVERKPELVEN; translated from the coding sequence ATGAGCACATGTTGCGCACCCAAGACCCGATCCTTTTCCCGCTTTGTGCGCAATTACGTGCTGCTGGGTCTGGTGATTACGCTCGTGCTTTATACGGTGGTCGTCAATTTCTACATGCTGTATGGCAAGTGGATGGTGGCGTCCTTCCAGCTTCAGGTCATTGCCGAACAATATGACAATGAACTGGCCGAAAACCCCGAAGCCCCCTTGCCAAAGGGTTTCAATATTGAAACCTTCACCGGGTTTGATCAGCTGCCAGCAGAATTGCGCGCGCACGCAACACCGGACGATCTTGAGATTGGCGAGCTTTTCTATATCAACACCGACAAATACGCCGCCGAAGAAAACCCTGAAAACCCGGTCTTTCTCGTCTTCCCCTATCAGCTACGCAATGGGGATGACATCCTGATCCTGCAGACCTATCACGCCGGGGATGAAGACAGCATCTATTTCGTGCGCCTGCACAAGCTGGCCCTGCTGTCGATCCCGTTCGCCATGGCGGTCGTCGGCATCTTTGCCTGGTTCCTTTGGGTGATTGGCAAACGTCTGACCAAGCCATCCGAGAATCTTCAGAACTGGGCCAACAATCTGACGGCAGATAACCTGCGCGAACCGATCCCGGATTTCGGGTTTGAAGAGCTTAATGACGTCGCCCACGAACTGCATCGATCGGTTGACCAGATCGACAAATTCGTCGCCCGTGAACGTGAATTCCTCCGTCAGGCCAGCCACGAGCTGCGCACGCCTGTTACCATCGTTTCGGGCAATGTCGAACTTCTGGAAAAAAGCCCGCTTAACGCAACGCAGGCACGCGTCATGGCCCGCATCAAACGGGCCAACCGCAATATGCAGCAATTGCTTGAAACCCTGTTGTGGCTGGGCCGTGACAATGCACCGCTTGGTCAAACCGAAACGATCAACATCAGCACGTTCATCGAACAGGAAATCAGTGATCTTTCCTATCTGATGGAAGGCAAACACGTTACCTGTACGTTTGAACCCGACAGCCGCGAAACCGAGATCGCGACCTCGCGCGCGGCACTGATGATTGTGGTGTCCAACCTGATCCGAAATGCGTTCCAGCACACCCCAAAAGGTGAGGTCAAGATCACGCTTTCCGGCACACAGATCTGCGTCGAGAACGCCATCCTGACCTGCAATGGTCAATGCACGATGCCACAGGGCGAAGGCATTGGCCTGCAACTCGTCCGGCGTATTTGTGAACGTCTTGACTGGACCTGCACGCTTACGCATCTGCCCAATGGCGGCATGTCGGTTTGCATGGATCCGGGCGCCGAAACGCGGGTTGAGCGCAAACCCGAACTGGTTGAAAACTAG
- a CDS encoding nucleotidyltransferase family protein — MMTPRTDIPKPKLAMLLLAAGESARFGGRKQLADINGKPMIEHALDALSGMPKSDTFVVLGAYGDEIAPCLKSGLTIITNEHWATGMGSSIACGMTKIATNGGYDGVLIALCDQVNLTGDDYTRLITAFDGKQIVATRHQDGLGVPAIFPKSVFDDLQSLAGPIGARKIINRHADNVTALSLANAALDIDTQDDLKQVTD; from the coding sequence ATGATGACACCGCGCACAGACATCCCCAAACCGAAACTGGCCATGCTTCTTCTGGCGGCCGGGGAAAGTGCGCGCTTTGGCGGGCGCAAGCAGCTTGCCGATATCAATGGCAAACCCATGATCGAACATGCGCTGGATGCCCTGTCAGGGATGCCAAAGTCGGACACCTTTGTGGTTCTTGGTGCCTATGGTGATGAAATCGCGCCGTGTCTTAAAAGTGGCTTGACGATTATCACCAATGAACACTGGGCCACGGGGATGGGAAGCTCGATTGCGTGCGGCATGACGAAAATCGCGACCAACGGCGGATATGATGGTGTTTTGATTGCCCTGTGTGATCAGGTCAATCTGACCGGCGATGATTACACCCGATTGATCACGGCCTTTGACGGCAAACAGATTGTCGCAACCCGACACCAAGATGGGCTGGGCGTGCCCGCCATTTTTCCAAAATCTGTCTTTGATGATTTGCAAAGCCTTGCCGGGCCAATTGGCGCGCGCAAAATCATCAACAGACATGCCGATAACGTGACCGCCCTATCACTTGCAAATGCCGCACTTGATATCGATACCCAAGATGATCTGAAGCAAGTGACAGACTAA